In the genome of Ignavibacteriales bacterium, one region contains:
- a CDS encoding GNAT family N-acetyltransferase — MLQLDFSNFPVLTTNRLLLRKVEMSDADEIFLLRSDPVVMKYLDRPPAKTLEDAKIFLQSISDLEKNNEAVTWAITIKENPKLVGTICYWNIKKEHYRAEAGYVLLPEFHGKAIMQEAFSEVLDYGFNVMKLHSVEANVNPFNEASIKLLERNGFVREAYFKENYFYEGKFLDSAIYSLLVSAYIKSQTE, encoded by the coding sequence ATGCTGCAATTGGATTTCAGTAATTTTCCTGTACTAACTACAAACAGGTTACTTTTAAGAAAAGTTGAAATGAGTGATGCGGATGAAATTTTTCTTCTCCGCTCAGATCCTGTTGTTATGAAATATCTTGACAGACCCCCGGCTAAAACTCTGGAGGACGCTAAAATATTTTTGCAGTCAATTTCTGATCTCGAAAAAAACAATGAAGCAGTTACATGGGCAATTACGATTAAAGAAAATCCAAAACTTGTCGGGACAATTTGTTACTGGAATATTAAGAAGGAACATTATCGTGCCGAAGCAGGATATGTTCTTCTGCCCGAATTTCATGGTAAAGCAATTATGCAGGAAGCATTTTCAGAAGTTCTTGACTATGGATTTAATGTGATGAAACTTCATTCCGTTGAAGCTAATGTAAATCCTTTTAACGAAGCATCAATAAAACTTCTTGAAAGGAATGGATTTGTGCGAGAAGCATATTTCAAAGAAAATTATTTTTATGAAGGAAAATTTTTGGATAGCGCGATTTATTCATTGTTAGTTAGTGCTTATATAAAAAGCCAAACGGAATAA
- a CDS encoding Crp/Fnr family transcriptional regulator has translation MFNLLRNHIEKRVHLTDEEFEITSKFFTHKKLRKHQYLLQEGEACRYAGFVTSGCLRIYSVDNKGAEHIIQFAIADWWISDMNSFLTGLPSQYNIDALQDSEILLLERNDREILLDNCPKMERFFRLLLESNNIATNQRLIDSLSASAEERYLKFINTYPELFEQIPQNQIASYLGITPQSLSRIRKELAEK, from the coding sequence ATGTTCAATCTCCTTCGAAATCATATTGAAAAAAGAGTTCATCTTACGGATGAAGAATTTGAAATAACTTCAAAATTTTTCACACATAAAAAACTCAGGAAACATCAATACCTTTTGCAGGAAGGCGAAGCATGCAGATACGCCGGATTTGTCACTTCGGGCTGCCTCCGCATTTATTCCGTAGATAACAAAGGCGCTGAACACATAATACAATTTGCGATAGCGGATTGGTGGATCTCTGATATGAATAGCTTTTTAACTGGTTTACCTTCGCAGTATAATATCGATGCTTTGCAGGATTCAGAAATTCTTTTGCTTGAAAGAAATGACAGAGAAATTTTACTTGATAACTGTCCAAAGATGGAAAGGTTTTTCCGTTTATTACTTGAGTCAAATAACATTGCGACTAATCAAAGATTAATTGATTCACTCAGTGCATCAGCCGAAGAAAGATATTTAAAATTTATAAATACTTATCCTGAACTTTTTGAACAAATACCACAAAATCAGATTGCATCATATCTTGGTATAACGCCGCAATCATTAAGCAGGATTCGCAAGGAACTTGCCGAAAAGTAA